From Hypanus sabinus isolate sHypSab1 chromosome 23, sHypSab1.hap1, whole genome shotgun sequence, a single genomic window includes:
- the LOC132380354 gene encoding recoverin-like encodes MGNTKSSALSKDILEDLKLNTKYSEAELSEWYQTFLKECPSGKITMPQFQQIYSGFFPDADPKEYAQHVFRSFDSNGDGTLDFKEYIVALHLTSSGKTSQKLEWAFSLYDVDGNGTINKQEILEIVKAIFKMINDEEQKGLPEDENTPEKRADKIWDYFGKKETDKLSEGEFIQGTLENKEILRLIQLEPKKIKEKLKRN; translated from the exons ATGGGAAACACCAAAAGCAGTGCCCTCTCCAAAGATATCTTGGAGGATCTCAAACTCAACACCAAGTACTCAGAGGCGGAACTCTCCGAGTGGTATCAAACCTTTCTGAAGGAATGTCCGAGTGGCAAGATCACCATGCCGCAATTTCAGCAAATCTACTCAGGCTTCTTCCCCGACGCAGATCCGAAAGAATATGCTCAGCACGTATTCAGAAGCTTTGATAGCAACGGTGATGGCACCTTGGATTTTAAAGAATACATCGTTGCTCTTCACCTCACCTCCTCTGGAAAAACCTCTCAGAAACTAGAATGGGCCTTTTCCCTTTATGATGTGGATGGTAATGGCACAATCAACAAGCAGGAGATCTTAGAAATTGTCAAG GCAATATTTAAAATGATAAATGATGAAGAACAAAAAGGCCTACCAGAGGATGAGAACACACCAGAGAAGAGAGCTGACAAAATCTGGGACTATTTTGGCAAGAAAGAAACTG ATAAGTTATCAGAGGGTGAGTTTATTCAGGGCACACTGGAAAACAAAGAAATTCTTCGATTGATACAGTTAGAACCCAAGAAAATCAAAGAAAAGCTAAAAAGAAACTAG